The following proteins come from a genomic window of Carassius auratus strain Wakin chromosome 18, ASM336829v1, whole genome shotgun sequence:
- the nudt4a gene encoding nudix (nucleoside diphosphate linked moiety X)-type motif 4a isoform X3, giving the protein MSSKFLQECQESLSDGGYFCRLMYCEQYQVLLVSSSRHPDQWIVPGGGMEPEEEPGGAAVREVYEEAGVRGTLGRLLGVFEQNQDSKHRTYVYVLTVTETLEDWEDSVNIGRKRKWFKIDEAIHVLQCHKPVHAEYLRKLTPRCGPTNGNAQEPVDTDDNAPLHQTAPHDCGLPHFHR; this is encoded by the exons ATGAGTTCAAAATTTCTTCAAGAATGCCAGGAAAGTTTATCAGATGGAGGGTACTTTTGCAGATTGATGTACTGTGAGCAGTATCAG GTGTTGCTTGTTAGCAGCAGTCGACATCCAGATCAGTGGATCGTTCCAGGAGGAGGGATGGAGCCGGAAGAGGAGCCTGGAGGAGCCGCGGTTCGAGAGGTCTATGAGGAG GCTGGCGTGAGGGGCACCCTTGGCAGGCTACTGGGGGTGTTTGAG CAGAATCAGGACAGCAAGCATCGGACCTACGTGTATGTGCTTACTGTTACAGAGACACTGGAAGACTGGGAGGACTCGGTCAATATTG GTCGGAAGCGGAAATGGTTCAAAATCGACGAGGCGATCCATGTGCTACAATGCCACAAACCTGTCCACGCGGAGTATCTCCGCAAACTCACTCCTCGCTGCGGCCCCACGAATGGCAATGCTCAGGAGCCGGTGGACACGGACGATAACGCCCCCCTCCACCAAACAGCCCCACATGACTGTGGACTACCCCATTTTCACAGATAG